One Epidermidibacterium keratini DNA segment encodes these proteins:
- a CDS encoding RNA-binding protein, giving the protein MITEALSHLVRGIVANPDDVQVDMVTTRRGRVLEVRVNPADLGKVIGRNGRTAKALRQVVSAVGGKGIRVDVVDVDE; this is encoded by the coding sequence GTGATCACCGAAGCCCTCTCGCACCTGGTCCGCGGAATCGTCGCTAATCCCGACGACGTGCAGGTCGACATGGTCACCACCCGGCGCGGCCGGGTGCTCGAGGTCCGGGTCAACCCCGCCGACCTCGGCAAGGTGATCGGTCGCAACGGGCGCACCGCCAAGGCGCTGCGCCAGGTGGTCTCCGCGGTCGGGGGCAAGGGCATTCGCGTCGACGTCGTCGACGTTGACGAGTAG
- the rpsP gene encoding 30S ribosomal protein S16, with amino-acid sequence MATKIKLMRLGKTRAPYYRIVVADSRTKRSGRAIETIGKYHPKEDPSFIEVDSERAQYWLGVGAQPTEAVAAILRVTGDWQKFAGEPAPEPMKVKDAAADKKAAYDAALAGAMAEPEGNTATTPKKKKADAPKADEPKADEPKAEEPKADEAKADEAKADDAAEAPAEEEAK; translated from the coding sequence GTGGCAACCAAGATCAAGCTCATGCGCCTGGGCAAGACGCGCGCGCCGTACTACCGCATCGTCGTCGCCGACTCGCGCACCAAGCGCAGCGGTCGCGCGATCGAGACCATTGGCAAGTACCACCCGAAGGAAGACCCCTCCTTCATCGAGGTCGACTCCGAGCGTGCGCAGTACTGGCTCGGTGTCGGCGCGCAGCCGACCGAGGCTGTTGCGGCGATCCTGCGGGTGACCGGTGACTGGCAGAAGTTCGCCGGTGAGCCGGCCCCCGAGCCGATGAAGGTCAAGGACGCGGCGGCGGACAAGAAGGCGGCGTACGACGCGGCTCTCGCCGGCGCGATGGCCGAGCCCGAGGGCAACACGGCGACCACGCCCAAGAAGAAGAAGGCCGACGCCCCGAAGGCCGACGAGCCCAAGGCCGATGAGCCTAAGGCTGAGGAGCCCAAGGCCGATGAGGCCAAGGCTGACGAGGCGAAGGCCGACGACGCCGCTGAGGCACCCGCCGAGGAAGAAGCGAAGTAG